Genomic window (Maylandia zebra isolate NMK-2024a linkage group LG11, Mzebra_GT3a, whole genome shotgun sequence):
aggctcctccccctccctctctgtcaGTATAAAGTATGGTCTTCTCTCAATCTCATACTCAGTCACAGCCTCATCAGTGGAGCAAAGCTCACTATCTTCAAATCAGCCTCTCCTGGTTTACTTCAACAGCTGCAGGTAAGGTTTAAAATATTCTCTGcagtttgtttcattttaaaacttcattttatttctctgttttcctGTCACAGGAGGATGTCCCctcattttcagttatttatacaCTGAAAATGAGAATACTGTAGACAAGTAAAGACTGGACTGGTATTTATATAGATAGTTATCCATCTATatgtcattttcttcttttgcctTTTTAGAGCACAAATGAAATGTTTATTACAGTGgatcttttcttctctttatttaaGTGAGTGGTGGGttttaatgaaagaaaattatATTCATACACGAGccaaacagaattattaaaagattatacAATATTTATGATTAAAAGTCTTTAAAAAGTAACAGATGAGTAAAAATAGATCCATGCTGAAAGCTGAGCTGAAAGAGAATTATGTCTGAGTGTCCAAATGACCACATAAGAAATTTAATTTTGCCCCTAACTTTTATCTGGAGGaaaactctgtgtttgtgtttaaatgctCACAGAAGCTGCTGGTTCTGTGAGCATCATTTGACCTTTGTTGTGGATAAAATTATCATTCCAAGAGTTGGAGTTAAAAGAAAGTAGGAAAGAAATTCCTCATCACATTTCATAggagctatttttatttttatttttaatctctgtGTATAAACTAAGTAGTGATGGGTAAAagtgttattttctcattttgttttctgaggagaggagaggagagctgTCACATACATTACATTATCACATCATTACCAGCCTATTACATAATGATTGAGAGACAATGACCAGCTGCTAAAAGGAATTATATTAGCATGAGCAGAATGGCTATTTACACCACCGCTGTGTCCGTTTAAACAAATTATTCAAACCAAACGTTTCACTGGACTTATGGTGATAAAATCACACAAGAAGAAATTCTCCATTTCAGTTGGTTTAAAACTGCAGAGGAGGGCGATTTCACCTGCACGTCTGTAATGATTTGACCAGTGAACAACGACTAGAAGACGTTCTGGACTGTTAACGGTACAAAAGGATCTAGACTAAGAACAAAGACTCAgtacataaaataaatgaaaaatctaaaacacttatttttttatttgttctgcaAAGGTAGAAACCATGGCAAAGTTATGCTCTCCTGCATATCTATGTTCTGGTGTTTATGGGCTGTAAAAAGATCATCCTTGTCTTAGTAAATATATTAACACAGAGAGACGCAGCAGAGCGCTGTAACACTGTGACAGACTGAGGCAGTGGGGTTTTTGATTTATCTGAGATTGAAAGCCTCCAAGCAGCTTTTGCTGTTGGTTTTATCTAATTATCCACTTTAACTCATTTTCCTTTGGAAATAAATTTCGGGAGTAAAACATTATTCATCAAAGATAATATGCTGCTTTGGCAGGCTTCaagatcaaaataaaataaataaatcatcaaaATGATCTTCTAACCAAATTAATAAGAAACAtctataaatgtatttattattatgtttaatAATATTATATGTATTTACATGAGGGGTTAAAAAGGTTTCATGCCTCTGCTTTCAGTGTGAGTAAACTTCATGTATTGATTCTGTGTGACACCGACTGTCCTGTGAGCCCCGTTCAAAAAACAGCACATAGATCAACATTCGACTATAGAGACCGCAACTCCAAAcagcacatacatatacatgtatgtgtctgtgtgtaaacaTGAAGCCGTTCTGTCACAGGCAGAGCAGGAGAGTATTTATGAAACATGAAATAATGTTTGCTGTAGTTCGAGGCAGAACCATTAAAGAATCATCTCTTTCTCACCCGATGTGTTTAAATGACCTTAAATTGATTTATTGCTGCTTTTTGCAAAGCCAATATTGCCTGCATTGGTTTGTTTTCCCTTAGCAAGCTGAggtgagacagaaagagagaagaggGCAGATGAGAGGCAGTAAAGAGCAAATAAAGACTAACTGGAAATGTGCTATTGAGTTTGTTTAACTGTTATTCTCTCCCTGTCTCTCCATCCAGCCATGAATGTAggcatctgtgtttgtgttatccTGGCTGCTTTGTCCAGTGGTTCCCTGAGTCTGCCTTCACAATCAAttgtaagacacacacacacacacacacacacacacacacacacacacacacacacacacacacacacacacacacagagctaaaCAGCGCGTACATTGCCAATTAAGGGAAGTGGAGTAGGACCCTGATTACAAACTTTAATGTCTAAATTGCCTCCACGTGGTACAATTGGATTCAATTTTGCACTGGaggataaatattttttttcatttgaatttttttgttttgtttttattactttttaaatgtgttatttcataaatgtgtcattttctcCACAGACAGCTGAAAGTACGGCTCTTCTCTCAGGCAGCGGATCTCTCCCTTCTCCCAGCCTGAAACGGCAGGCTCGCTCCGCTCCAGCGCCCCTCTCAGGGCATTTTATCAACTACAGCCAGCACCAAGAGGACGCAGACACTCCAGACAGCCTGAACCAGCTTCTGGCCAGACTCATCTCTAGGAAAGGTGTGATCAGACTGCCGATACAGAATAAGAGAACAAAGGATgggaagagaaaataaaatgaccGCCTTTCCCTTTTCCCTTTACTTGTCATCTCATTACATGCTCATATTTCCCTCTTCCTCACATCCATCCTTCTGCAGCTTGCGTTCATTCATGCTGTGTTTCAGTCCCACCATCTGGCATTTCCCACCTCCCTCTGGCCTCCTCTCTTCATCTTTCCACGCTTGCTACTCCCCTAACATTTCTGCCTGCGCCCTCTATCATAGTCGTCTGCCTACCTCCTGACCTCACTCTCTGCTTCCTCTGTCACCGCGCATcggtttttttcttt
Coding sequences:
- the ccka gene encoding cholecystokinin, whose amino-acid sequence is MVFSQSHTQSQPHQWSKAHYLQISLSWFTSTAAAMNVGICVCVILAALSSGSLSLPSQSITAESTALLSGSGSLPSPSLKRQARSAPAPLSGHFINYSQHQEDADTPDSLNQLLARLISRKGSAYHTRSSLSSRASGLPPNHRIKDRDYLGWMDFGRRSAEEYEY